A window of Anaerolineales bacterium genomic DNA:
CAGGTCGAGACCATAGCAGTCACGATGGGCAGAAAGCCCATGTCGCCGAAGGGGAGTGAGTGGACGTGATCGCCATCGTTGGCAACAGTGGCGTTGGCAAGACCACCCTGGCTCGCCTGCTGTCCGATCGCCTGCAGCTGCCGCTGGCGCTTGAGCAGCATGCCGAGCGACCGTTCCAAGTGCTTTGCGCGCAAGACCCCTGCCGCTATGCCTTTGTCAATCAGATGGACTATCTTCTCTTCCGTGCGGAGCAAGAGGCGGAACTCCGGCGCAACTTCGGCTTCGGGGTGCTCGATGGTGGCTTGGACCTGGATTTCCACGGCTTCACCCGCTTGTTTCATGACCGGCGGTATATGAGCGACAAGGAGATGGACGTGTGCCGGCGGTTGTACCTTCACCTGCGGCACCTGCAGCCAGCACCTCAGATCTTTGTCCATCTGACGGCGCCGGTGGCGACGCTGCGTCAGCGCTTCGAACGGCGCGCCCGCACCGCCGAGGTTACCCAGTCCGAAGATCTCCCCCGTTTGCAGCTCCTGGTAGAGGAATGGCTGGCGAATCTGACCGGCAGCATCGTGCTCCCGGTGGACGCGTCCAGGGAGGATCCCGCCTTCAGCCAGGTGATCGATCGCCTGGCCAGCGATGTGCACCGCGCCCTCCCGCGCAGCGCATCCGAGTGAGCGCTCGGCCGGCCTACCAGCTCCCGGCGTCGCCAGCGGATCGCCCGGTCCGGCCTGACCAGCCGCCTATGCAGTCAGCGTGGGTGAAGGCGACCTCGAGCCAAGCCGTGCTCGCGACGCACCAGCACCTTCCACCCACGATGCTAGAATCCCGCCTGACAGGAGGCCGTCATGCCTGAAGCTGTGATCGTGTCCGCTGTCCGCACCCCGATCGGCGCCCATGGCGGGGCGCTGGCCTCGGTTCGCCCGGATGACCTGGCGGCGCTGGTGATTGCCGAAGCGGTGCGGCGCGCCGGCATCGATGCCGGCGAGGTCGAGGAGGTGTACCTGGGGTGCGCCAACCAGGCCGGCGAGGACAACCGCAATGTGGCGCGCATGGCCGTGCTCCTGGCCGGGTTCCCGGTCGAAGTGGCGGCCGTCACTTTCAACCGGCTGTGCGCCTCGGGCTTGCAGGCGGTCAATGCCGCCCATCGCGCCATTCGCGCCGGAGAAGGCGAGGTCTTTGTCGCCGGGGGCGTCGAGAGCATGTCGCGGTCACCCTACGCTGTGCCCAAGAGCGAGCAGCCTTTCGCCTGGGGCAACCTGACGATGTGGGACACCACCCTCGGCTGGCGCTTTCCCAATCCGCGGATCGGCGAGGCCTTTGGCATCGACTCGATGGGCGAGACGGCCGAGAACCTGGCCGAGATCCATCCCGAGATCACCCGCGAGATGCAGGACGCCTTCGCCGCGGAGAGCCACCGCCGTGCCGTCGAAGCTATCGATTCGGGTCGGTTCGCCGAGGAGATCGTTCCGGTGAGCATCCCGCAGCGCAAGGGCGATCCGCTCGTCGTCTCGACGGACGAGCGGCCGCGCCGCGATACATCGCTCGAGGGGCTGGCGCGCTTGAAGCCGGCCTTTCGCGCCGCCGGCAGCGTCACGGCCGGCAATGCCTCGGGCATCAACGACGGTGCTGCGGCCCTGGTGTTGATGAGCGATGAGCGAGCCCGGGCGCTCGGCTTGAATCCGCTGGCACGGGTCATCGCCTCGGCCGCCGCCGGAGTACCTCCCCGCATCATGGGGATCGGCCCGGTACCGGCGATCCGCAAGGCCCTGAAGCGAAGCGGGCTGGCAATTGAGGACCTTGGCCTGATCGAGCTCAACGAGGCCTTCGCGGTTCAGGCCCTGGCCGTGATGGCCGAGCTAAGCTTGCGGTCCGAGATCACCAATGTCAACGGAGGGGCGATCGCCCTCGGTCACCCGCTGGGCTGCTCGGGCGCCCGGATCCTCACCAGCCTGGTGCATGAGATGCGGCGCCGTGCCCCAACTACCCCTCGCCCGTTCTACGGGCTGGCGGCGCTGTGCGTGGGCGTCGGCCAGGGGGAGGCAACCATCGTCGAGTGTGTGCCGGCAGCATAGCCTGAGCGAGGCGCGAGCCCGGGGCGCGTTCCGTCCGTGATACACTGCCTTTCGATGTTCTTGCGACAGGCCAGACATGCGCGCCAGTGATGATCACCGGCGACGGGAGGACCCCGAGGTCTTCTGGGCCTCCGTGATGCGCGTGGCGACGGAAGTCGCCCGCAAAGGTTCCTCCAGCGAACAGGATGTTCTGCGAGCCGTCACCCAGGAACTTTCCCGCCTGCGGATGCGCGGCAGCGTCGCCCTCTTCGACGATGAAGGGCTGCTGGAGATCCGCACCCGCTCTTTGAGCAGCGCCGTCGAAAGTGCCCTTTCCCAGTTGGTCGGCATCCCGGTCGCCGGCTACCGCTTCGACCCCAATCAGGTTGATCTGTACCGCCAGGCGCTCGCGACGGGGGAGGCGGTGTTCTCCAGCGATCGTCCGGCGGTGATCCGGCAGATGCTGCCGGCCAACCTGCGGCCGCTGCTACCGCGGATCATCCGTATGCTCGGCGTTCAGCCGATCATCGCCGCCCCCCTGGTTCTCGACGAACGAGCCATCGGGACGATCAACGTCACGGCCCCCTGGCTGGCACCGGAAGACGCCCGGCTGGTCCTGGCCCTGGCGGACAACATCGCCATCGCCCTGGGTCATGTTCGCCAGCGGACGGAGCTCGAGCGCACCCTGCGCCGCGAGCGAGCCCGGGCCGAGATGCTGGAGGCGATCGTCGACACGCTCGACATGGATCAGGCGCTGATGCGACTCCTGCGCATGACGTGCGAGGCCGTCGGCGCCGACGCCGGGACGATCGCCCTGCTCGAGCCGGCCGGCACTGCGCTCCGGATTCGATACACCCATGGTCTTGCAGCTGCGCCGCACACCCTTCCCCGAGAAGAAGCCTCGCCCGGCCAAACTGCCGTTCGCGTCCGCGAACCGGTGTTGATCTCCGACTACGCCCGCCTGCCCGACGCCGAACCGGCCTGGTTGAATGCCGGCATCCGGTCAGTGGTCAGCGTGCCCCTGCTGACAGGGGATTCGCCGGACGGTAGCCTCAGCCTGTTCACCCTGCGCAAGCCCCGGCCGTTCCAGCAGGAGCAGCTGGAAACCCTCCAAGGCGTGGCGCGCATCGCTTCGATCGCCATCCGCAATGCCAGACTGTACGCCAACTCTGTTCGTCGAGCGGAGGAAGCGCAGGCCCTGATCGGTACGGCGCATGCCGTTTCCAGCTCGCTTGACCTGCAAACTGTGCTGCGCCAGATTGCCGAACAGGCGCGGTCGCTGCTGAACTCGGACGGCAGCCGAATCCACCTGTACAATCCCGAAGACGACCGGCTGCAGGCCGTCGTCGCCTTGCACACGGACGCCGAGCAGGTCATGCAGATGCGCCTGTCCCCCGGCCAAGGCCTGACGGGCACGGTGTTCGCACGGCAGGAAGCTCTGCTGGTCAACGACACCGCCCAGGTCGCGGGCATCTCCGTCCATGTCCCAGGCACGCCGATCGATGAGCTGGAGAAGATGGCCCTGGTCCCGCTGCAGATCCACGGACGGACCATCGGGGTGATGACGGTGCTGCGCTTCAGCACGGAGATCCCCTACACGCCCGCCGACCTGCAGCTGCTCTCGGCCTTCGCCACCCACGCTGCCATCGCTATCGAGAACGCCGACCTGTACGGGCAGATCGCCAGCCATGCCCAACATCTGGAGGCTCAAGTCACAGAACGAACCCGGGACTTGGCGCTCTCCGAGGCCCGTTACCGGGCCCTGGTTGAGACCTCGCTAGCCGGGATCTTTCTGACAGACGCCCAGGGTCAGTTGATCTACGCCAATCAGGCCTTCCACCAGCTGGCCGGTCGGCCGCCGGGTTCTCTGGTCGGCCACACCCAGGTCCAGTTGAGTGACCTGGCGGCCCTGCCTGACCGGGAGCGGATCCAGCAGCGCATTGACGTCCAGCTGTCGGGTGCCGACACCGGCATGGAAGCCATCGAAGTCGATGTCCTGACCGGCAGGGGTGAGGCCCTGCCGGTGATGTTCGCCTCCACAGTCGTCAGCGACCAGGGCGGCCGGGTGGAAGGCGTGACCGGCATCATCTTCGACATCCGCCAACGCAAGGCTCTCGAAGCCGCCCTGCTGGCGGAGCGCGATCGCCTGGCCTCCATCCTGACCAATGTCGGAGACGCCATTGTCGTGGCCGATCCCCATGGCTCGATCGAATACGTGAATCCAGCCTGGGAACGGCTCACCGGGTACGCCGCCAGCGAAGCGCTGGGGAAGACCTCGAGCCTGATCCGCAGCGGGCGCCACGGCCCCGAGGTCTACGAGCAGATGTGGGCCACGATCCAGGGTGGGCGCGTCTGGCGCAGCGACCTGGTCAACCGGCGCAAGGACGGCTCGCTCTATGACGCCGCCGTGGTGATCGCCCCGATCCATGACGCATCCGCCCAGGTGATCAGCTACGTGGGACTGCAGTACGATATCAGCGGCCTCAAAGCCCAGGACCGCCTCAAGACCCAGTTCGTCTCTGACGTCTCCCATGAACTGCGCACGCCGCTGACCAACATCCGCCTGTACCTGGACCTGCTCGGGGAAACGGCCGATACGCAGAAACTACTGCGCTACCGCGAGACCTTGATCCGCGAGGCTGAGCGCCTGACCGGGCTGATCGATGACCTGCTCTCGCTCTCCCGCCTCGAGTCTGGCACGGCGCAGATCAACCCGGTCGTCGTCCACCTGAATGAGATCGTCACTTCCCTGGTGCAGGACCGTCGAGCCCTGGCGGCGCGCAGCGGGCTGCTGCTGGACGTGGTCTGCGATCCGGATCTGCCCCCCACCCGCGGCGATCCCCGACTGCTGGCCCAGGTCTTCACCAACCTGCTGACCAACGCCATGAACTACACTCCGAGCGGGGGCCAGGTTACGCTGTGCACGCTGCGGCGCGAGAGCCCGGAGGGCTTCTGGTCCATCGTCGAGGTGGCCGATTCCGGCCCCGGGATCCCGATCGATGAACAGCCGCTGCTGTTTCGGCGGTTCTTTCGCGGCCGCGCCGGGCAGGCGAGGGGCATCCCCGGCACCGGTCTGGGGCTCGCCATCTGCAAGGAGATCATCGAACACCATCAGGGGCGGATCACGGTCGAGAGCCAAGGGGTCCCCGGTAAGGGAACCTGCTTCACGGTCTGGCTGCCGGCGAAAGCCCCAGCAGAGTAGTCGTCAGCCCAGCGGCCAGCCTGGCTCGCGCCTTCTGGGCTTCACCCACGGGCGGCGCCGATCTGAGCAGACTTCCCCTCACGCCTCAAACCAGGCTGAACTGCGAACCCTGCGCCGTCTTGGAAATCTCGATCCGCGCCGGAAAGGCGTCCTTGAGTTCCTCGATGTGGGTGATCACCAGGATCAGATCGAAGTCTTCCTGGATGCTGTTGATGGCCCCCACAAGCTGCTCGCGCCCGCGTGCGTCCTGGGTGCCGAACCCCTCATCGATGAACAGGCTGCGCAGCTGCGCCCCGGCCCGCTGGGCCAGAAGGCGTGATAGGCCTATGCGGATCGCGAAGTTGATCCGGAAGGCCTCGCCCCCCGAATACAGTTCATAGGCGCGACTGCCCAGCTCGTCCGAGATGATGATGTCCAGCGCCTCCCGCAAGTCGCCGGCCTTGGTCTCTCGCTGCGTTTCAATTCTCACATTGAGCCGGCCGTCGCTGATTCGGGTGAGCAGCTCGTTGGCGTAGCGTTCCAATTCGGGCACGGCGGTCTCGATGATCATCGCCGGCACCCCTCGCTTGCCAAACGCCTCCCGCAGATCTTCGAGCAGGGCAAGTTCTTCCAGGCGGACCTCGCGCTCGGCGCGGCGTTCGCGCCGCTGCATCTCGAAGGTCTGAAGGGCGGCCAGTTGCTGCCGGGCGGCGCCAACGCGTTCGTCCGTCAGGCGGCGAGCCAGGCGCAAGCTTTCGATTCCCTCGCGTGTCCAGGGGGCAGCTCGAAGGATGCGCTCGCAATTGTCGGCCTGAGCCTCCGCCTGCTCGCGCTCCGTTTTCTCCTGCTGCAACTCCTGCGTCCAACGTTCGAGTTTCGCCTCCAAGCCGAGGAGCTGCTCGGCGGCCTGGTCGGCGTGCTCGAGCGCCGTCTGCAGTTCGCCCAGCCGGCGGTCCAGGGTCGTTCGTTGGCGAAGCCGCGCCCCCAGATCCGCCTTCTCGGCCTCCATTCGTCCTAGCTCCCCTTCCAACTCCCGCAGGTGGCCCTGGTTTTCACGATACTGATCGCGCCGGGTCGCGAGCTCCTGCTGCAACGAGGCCAGTAATTGATGCCGGTGTTCGTCGGTTAGCGGCTGTCCACATGTCGGGCAGGTCGGATCGCTGGCTGACTCCAACACGGACGCTCGCTGCTTGAGCGGCTCAGTTTCCGGGACTAGCGCCAGGTTGATGCCGCGCAGGCCTCCGGCCTCCTCTGCCAGCCGAGTCGTGGCAGCCGTCACCGCTTCCAACTCTGCTTGCAGGGGCTCGAGAGCCTGCAGCGCCTGCCGAACTGCTTCCAGCTCCCGCACGGCCTTGCCCTTGTCGGCCCGCTCGCGCACGACATCTGCCTCGCGCCGGCCTGCCGTCAGCTCCGCCTCGCGGGCGCTGATGCGCTTGGTGGCCTCGTCTACCTGCCGCTGCAGCCGAACCAGCTCATGCCGTGTGTTCTCCAGATCGGACCACTGCTTCTCGGCCTGCTGCAGAGTGGCACCGGCCTGAGCCGCCTCCCGTTCCGCCGCCTCCAGTTCGCTCTGATATCGATCGCGCTGAGCCAGCTCGCGCTCGATTTCCTCCAGGCGCCCCTCGAGCCGCTGCATTGCCGCCCGGGTCTCTTGGATGCGCCCTTTGGCTCGCTCCTCATACGCCTCCCAACGATGCAGCCCCAGGATGTTGGCCAACACCTGCTTGCGCTGCATCGGGGTCTTGGTGGTGAACTCATCGGCTCGCCCCTGCATCAGGAAGGCGGAATTGACGAAGGTTTCGTAGTCCAGCCGGATCAGCCGCTCGATCTTGTCCTGGGTTTCGCGGATACCGGCCTCCGACAGCCCGCGCCATCCGCCGGTCACTTCATCCCACGACTGGAGTTCGAGCAGCGAAGCTCCCCGCTTGCCCGCCTTGCGCTGGCGCAGCACCCGGTAGCGAGCGCCATCCTGCCCAAACACCAGGACCACCTGCATCTCTGTCTGCCCTTGGTAAATCAGGTCGTCCGGGGAGAGGGCGCGCGCCTTGCCCCACAGCGCCCAGGTGATGGCGTCCAGCACACTCGACTTGCCGGCACCGTTCGGGCCCGCCAGACAGGCGATGTGCATGCCCTCGAACCGAAGCGGCCCAGGCTGGCGGTAGGCGAGGAAGTTGCGGACCTCGAGCTCAATCGGGATCACGCAGCAACTCCTCCGCCTGCGCTAGCAGCTGGTGCAGCCGCTCCGGATCCTCGCCTTTGGCCGTGAAGTAGCGCTCCACCAGCTCGGCCGGCGATAGGCTGTGGGGCTCCAGCACTCCCAGGCGGCCGCGCGCCTGAGATTCGATCTGTTGATGCAGGGTGACCGACGACGCACCCTGAGCCGCCTGGAGGATATCCTTCTCGTTGAGCGCCAGCCGTTGGTCCTCGCGCAGCTCGACCAGCAGGCGCACCACCGCGCCCTCCAGCGAGCGGCTACCCAGTGCGCTCAGAACGGCTTGGGCGGGATCGGCCGCCTGGCGGGCATCCAGACGCAGCGTGACAAACGGCCGCGCTCGGACCGGCACGAACGACCAGTGTGTCTCGCCGCGGGCCAGCTCCACCCAGCAGAAGCCCTTCTCCTCCGACTCTTCGCCGAAGTCGATCCGCTCCAGCGAGCCGCTGTAGACCACCGACGGCGAGCTGCCCGGGTTCAGATCCTGATGACGGTGAATATGGCCGAGGGCTACATAGTCCCACGCCGGATCGCACAGCACGGAGCGAAAAACGGCCACATCCCGCCCGAGCATCACCGTGCGCTCTGAGCCGAGCTTCGCTTCGGCAACGCTGAAATGCCCGGCGAGCACGCGGGGCATCGGCAGTTCCGCAGCCTGGGCGGCCAGATCCGCCAGGATGTCGGAAACCGCTTGGCGCAACGCCTGCTCCAACTCTTCGATTGACTTCCCCTGATGCTCTTCCCGGGCCAACAGTCGGTTGCGCATCGGATATGGCACCCAGGCCAGGAACACCGGCCCGGATCTCGTCTCC
This region includes:
- a CDS encoding exonuclease SbcCD subunit D; its protein translation is MNRTIRLLHFADAHVGMENYGRIDPATGTSSRVRDFLDRVDEVIDHALAHEADLAVFAGDAFKSRDPDPTQQRELAQRFKRLADAMPLLLLVGNHDMPGMSARATSLDIFQALRVPGVIVGLKPGGQVVETRSGPVFLAWVPYPMRNRLLAREEHQGKSIEELEQALRQAVSDILADLAAQAAELPMPRVLAGHFSVAEAKLGSERTVMLGRDVAVFRSVLCDPAWDYVALGHIHRHQDLNPGSSPSVVYSGSLERIDFGEESEEKGFCWVELARGETHWSFVPVRARPFVTLRLDARQAADPAQAVLSALGSRSLEGAVVRLLVELREDQRLALNEKDILQAAQGASSVTLHQQIESQARGRLGVLEPHSLSPAELVERYFTAKGEDPERLHQLLAQAEELLRDPD
- a CDS encoding deoxynucleoside kinase, with the translated sequence MIAIVGNSGVGKTTLARLLSDRLQLPLALEQHAERPFQVLCAQDPCRYAFVNQMDYLLFRAEQEAELRRNFGFGVLDGGLDLDFHGFTRLFHDRRYMSDKEMDVCRRLYLHLRHLQPAPQIFVHLTAPVATLRQRFERRARTAEVTQSEDLPRLQLLVEEWLANLTGSIVLPVDASREDPAFSQVIDRLASDVHRALPRSASE
- a CDS encoding acetyl-CoA C-acetyltransferase, translated to MPEAVIVSAVRTPIGAHGGALASVRPDDLAALVIAEAVRRAGIDAGEVEEVYLGCANQAGEDNRNVARMAVLLAGFPVEVAAVTFNRLCASGLQAVNAAHRAIRAGEGEVFVAGGVESMSRSPYAVPKSEQPFAWGNLTMWDTTLGWRFPNPRIGEAFGIDSMGETAENLAEIHPEITREMQDAFAAESHRRAVEAIDSGRFAEEIVPVSIPQRKGDPLVVSTDERPRRDTSLEGLARLKPAFRAAGSVTAGNASGINDGAAALVLMSDERARALGLNPLARVIASAAAGVPPRIMGIGPVPAIRKALKRSGLAIEDLGLIELNEAFAVQALAVMAELSLRSEITNVNGGAIALGHPLGCSGARILTSLVHEMRRRAPTTPRPFYGLAALCVGVGQGEATIVECVPAA
- a CDS encoding GAF domain-containing protein, giving the protein MRASDDHRRREDPEVFWASVMRVATEVARKGSSSEQDVLRAVTQELSRLRMRGSVALFDDEGLLEIRTRSLSSAVESALSQLVGIPVAGYRFDPNQVDLYRQALATGEAVFSSDRPAVIRQMLPANLRPLLPRIIRMLGVQPIIAAPLVLDERAIGTINVTAPWLAPEDARLVLALADNIAIALGHVRQRTELERTLRRERARAEMLEAIVDTLDMDQALMRLLRMTCEAVGADAGTIALLEPAGTALRIRYTHGLAAAPHTLPREEASPGQTAVRVREPVLISDYARLPDAEPAWLNAGIRSVVSVPLLTGDSPDGSLSLFTLRKPRPFQQEQLETLQGVARIASIAIRNARLYANSVRRAEEAQALIGTAHAVSSSLDLQTVLRQIAEQARSLLNSDGSRIHLYNPEDDRLQAVVALHTDAEQVMQMRLSPGQGLTGTVFARQEALLVNDTAQVAGISVHVPGTPIDELEKMALVPLQIHGRTIGVMTVLRFSTEIPYTPADLQLLSAFATHAAIAIENADLYGQIASHAQHLEAQVTERTRDLALSEARYRALVETSLAGIFLTDAQGQLIYANQAFHQLAGRPPGSLVGHTQVQLSDLAALPDRERIQQRIDVQLSGADTGMEAIEVDVLTGRGEALPVMFASTVVSDQGGRVEGVTGIIFDIRQRKALEAALLAERDRLASILTNVGDAIVVADPHGSIEYVNPAWERLTGYAASEALGKTSSLIRSGRHGPEVYEQMWATIQGGRVWRSDLVNRRKDGSLYDAAVVIAPIHDASAQVISYVGLQYDISGLKAQDRLKTQFVSDVSHELRTPLTNIRLYLDLLGETADTQKLLRYRETLIREAERLTGLIDDLLSLSRLESGTAQINPVVVHLNEIVTSLVQDRRALAARSGLLLDVVCDPDLPPTRGDPRLLAQVFTNLLTNAMNYTPSGGQVTLCTLRRESPEGFWSIVEVADSGPGIPIDEQPLLFRRFFRGRAGQARGIPGTGLGLAICKEIIEHHQGRITVESQGVPGKGTCFTVWLPAKAPAE
- a CDS encoding SMC family ATPase — its product is MIPIELEVRNFLAYRQPGPLRFEGMHIACLAGPNGAGKSSVLDAITWALWGKARALSPDDLIYQGQTEMQVVLVFGQDGARYRVLRQRKAGKRGASLLELQSWDEVTGGWRGLSEAGIRETQDKIERLIRLDYETFVNSAFLMQGRADEFTTKTPMQRKQVLANILGLHRWEAYEERAKGRIQETRAAMQRLEGRLEEIERELAQRDRYQSELEAAEREAAQAGATLQQAEKQWSDLENTRHELVRLQRQVDEATKRISAREAELTAGRREADVVRERADKGKAVRELEAVRQALQALEPLQAELEAVTAATTRLAEEAGGLRGINLALVPETEPLKQRASVLESASDPTCPTCGQPLTDEHRHQLLASLQQELATRRDQYRENQGHLRELEGELGRMEAEKADLGARLRQRTTLDRRLGELQTALEHADQAAEQLLGLEAKLERWTQELQQEKTEREQAEAQADNCERILRAAPWTREGIESLRLARRLTDERVGAARQQLAALQTFEMQRRERRAEREVRLEELALLEDLREAFGKRGVPAMIIETAVPELERYANELLTRISDGRLNVRIETQRETKAGDLREALDIIISDELGSRAYELYSGGEAFRINFAIRIGLSRLLAQRAGAQLRSLFIDEGFGTQDARGREQLVGAINSIQEDFDLILVITHIEELKDAFPARIEISKTAQGSQFSLV